In the Silvanigrella aquatica genome, GCACCTACAATTAAAGATCAAGCGTTTGCAGAAGATGTTCTCAACGAAGATCATTTTGGACTTGAAAAAGTAAAAGAAAGAATTCTTGAATATCTAGCTGTAACAAGCTTAAGCGATAAAATAAAAGGCCCTATTTTATGTTTAGTTGGTCCTCCAGGCGTTGGTAAAACGAGTTTAGCAAAAAGCATTGCGCGTTCAACAGGCAGAACTTTCTCACGCATTGCTCTCGGTGGTGTTCGTGATGAAGCCGAAATTCGCGGCCACAGAAGAACTTATATTGGCGCCATGCCAGGAAAAATACTAAATGCAATTAAAAAAGCAGGCAGCGGCAACCCTGTCGTTTTACTCGATGAAATCGATAAAATGAGTTCCGATTTCCGCGGCGATCCCTCGAGCGCCATGCTGGAAGTTCTAGATCCAGAACAAAATCATGCTTTTAATGATCATTATCTCGACTTGGACTATGATCTTTCACAAATTCTTTTTATTGCCACTGCCAATAGTCTCAGCGGTGTTCCCAAACCATTGTTAGATCGTATGGAAATTATCCATTTGAGTGGCTATACAGAACAAGAAAAAATCAATATCGGACAACAACATCTTATTCAAAAAGCAATTAAAGCGAATGGACTCGATAAATCCGAATTGAAGTTCGACAATTCTGCCCTTGAAGAGTTGGTACGTTATTATACTCGTGAAGCAGGCGTTCGTAATTTAGAACGTGAAATTTCAAGTATCTGCCGTAAAATTGCGCGCGAATTATTAAAGAGCAATAAAAAACCAACGCCCACTAAGTCAACAAAAGAAAGCAAAGAACAGAAAGAGGCGCAAAAAGAATTAAAAGAAAGTAAAGAAACACAAAAAGAGAATAAAGAAACAAATGAAAAAGTAACACCTCTGGATGGAATGAAAGCGCCTCTTATCGATGGCGCCCTTGTACAAAAATACCTTGGACCAAGAAAATACAGCATTGGTGAAAAAGAATCGAAAAATGAAATTGGTGTGGGTCAAGGCCTTGCCTATACTGAAGTCGGTGGAGATTTATTAGTAACTGAAGTTGCTGTCATGAGTGGCAAAGGAAATTTAAAAATCACCGGAAAATTGGGCGATGTTATGCAAGAATCAGCACAAGCCGCCTTTTCCTATGTGCGCTCTAGAGGATCCTTTTTAGGATTAGAAGATGAGTTTTATTCTAAAATAGATATCCATGTTCACTTCCCAGAAGGCGCCATCCCCAAAGATGGCCCTAGCGCTGGAATTACCATGGCCACAGCCTTGGTGAGCGCTCTGACCAAAAAACCTTTTAACCGTGAAGTTGCTATGACCGGTGAAATCACACTGCGTGGCAGGGTATTGCCTATTGGTGGTTTAAAAGAAAAATTACTGGCAGCACACCGCGGCGGCATTAAAAAAGTGATCATACCTAAGGAAAATGAACGCGATTTGCTTGAAATTCCTAAAAATATATTACAGCAACTTGAAATTGTTCCTGTAGATCACATGGATACCGTTTTGCTACATGCAATAGCTTGGGAAACCAATGATGCTCTGGAAACGAAGTTAAAAAACGCTCAATCCATTGCATTAGCAAATGTAGCTACGATAGGAAATCAACCACTCATTCATCATTAATTCATTGTGCGAGAGGGTATGTCACCCCCTATTAGCAAGAAATTAGTAGAAGATATTAAACTTCAATGGTTGACTATGATTGACACCATTGAAGATCCTCTCGTACTTATTGATGAAAATTATAATATCATTCGTCAAAATAAAGCCTATCTTCAAACAATTCAAAAATCACTGAAAGACATTCGCTTTAAAGATTTAATTGGACAAAAATGCTACGAAACTTTTGCTAAAAGAGCATCTCCCTGCAAACACTGTCTTGTAAAATCAACAAATAAAAAAAATCCCGACACGGCATGGAATAGTTCACAACTTATAAAAGATCACACCTTTGCTATCCGCGCACATTTAATGTCACCCACTGCCGAACATAAATTTCCTCGTTACGTTATTCATTATCGCGACATTACTGTTGAAAAAAAACTAGAAAAAAGCCTTTCCCATTCAGACAAACTGGCTGCTATTGGTAAACTCGCAGGTGGCGTTGCCCATGAAATCAATTCTCCTTTAGCTGCTATTTTAGCATTTACACAAATTATTTTAACGGAAATAGAAAAAGACTCCCCCCATCGAAATGACTTGGAACAAATACAATTAGCAACTCGAAAATGTAAAGAAATTGTCGAAAATCTATTAAGTTTCGCAAGGCATGAAACAAAAATTGTCGAAAAAAATCAAATTCATTTAATTGAAGAAATTAAAAAAACGGTGAGTCTT is a window encoding:
- the lon gene encoding endopeptidase La, with translation MADKKTTSRTLPLLPLRELLVFPHTVVPLFVGREKSIKALDDAMARNREIFLAAQKKPKSNDPLPEEIYEFGTIAQILQLLRLPDGTVKILVEGKKRGRILKYVESNEMLVVEINEIQEPSGRSAENEALVRTVKQAFDTYVKLNKKVPPEMVFSISSIEDESRLADTLVVQLANLKLADKQRILETIDPAKRLEEIFSIIQSEIEILRVEKKIRARVKRQMEKTQKEYYLNEQMNAIQKELGNADDIRTEIAEIESKIKTKKLSDESKEKLKKEVKKLRSMSPMSAEATVVRNYIDTVLSLPWADYAPTIKDQAFAEDVLNEDHFGLEKVKERILEYLAVTSLSDKIKGPILCLVGPPGVGKTSLAKSIARSTGRTFSRIALGGVRDEAEIRGHRRTYIGAMPGKILNAIKKAGSGNPVVLLDEIDKMSSDFRGDPSSAMLEVLDPEQNHAFNDHYLDLDYDLSQILFIATANSLSGVPKPLLDRMEIIHLSGYTEQEKINIGQQHLIQKAIKANGLDKSELKFDNSALEELVRYYTREAGVRNLEREISSICRKIARELLKSNKKPTPTKSTKESKEQKEAQKELKESKETQKENKETNEKVTPLDGMKAPLIDGALVQKYLGPRKYSIGEKESKNEIGVGQGLAYTEVGGDLLVTEVAVMSGKGNLKITGKLGDVMQESAQAAFSYVRSRGSFLGLEDEFYSKIDIHVHFPEGAIPKDGPSAGITMATALVSALTKKPFNREVAMTGEITLRGRVLPIGGLKEKLLAAHRGGIKKVIIPKENERDLLEIPKNILQQLEIVPVDHMDTVLLHAIAWETNDALETKLKNAQSIALANVATIGNQPLIHH
- a CDS encoding ATP-binding protein, with amino-acid sequence MSPPISKKLVEDIKLQWLTMIDTIEDPLVLIDENYNIIRQNKAYLQTIQKSLKDIRFKDLIGQKCYETFAKRASPCKHCLVKSTNKKNPDTAWNSSQLIKDHTFAIRAHLMSPTAEHKFPRYVIHYRDITVEKKLEKSLSHSDKLAAIGKLAGGVAHEINSPLAAILAFTQIILTEIEKDSPHRNDLEQIQLATRKCKEIVENLLSFARHETKIVEKNQIHLIEEIKKTVSLAYGILQQKHIKIVWNIDETTDDIIVGNSGQIGQIFLNLITNAMQAMPQGGWIEFERHDEKDFICISIQDAGSGIKPEIIDKIFDPFFTTKTVGQGTGLGLSITYSLIKQHGGNISVSSLLNEGTTFTLRFPKI